Proteins from one Gilliamella sp. ESL0443 genomic window:
- the rlmD gene encoding 23S rRNA (uracil(1939)-C(5))-methyltransferase RlmD — MVNFYTPPKKKLASQKLTVTVTKLDAFGQGVANHKGKTIFIKSALPDETVDIQLTEDKKNYAKAKVIKYHNYSQYRVKPQCKYFTQCGGCELQHISPDLQQQAKYEALIKLIQKETGALLEDNTPNIIADQPYHYRRRARLSINFFKGELLIGFRQSESNKIINIDHCPVLVEQLDDLLIPLQSCLRQIKQKKALGHIELIAVDSGIIIVLRHTELLTEQDSHLLKQFAEIHNISLYLHGDNLVHVFGNKEHYYLIDQLKLTFSPLDFIQVNNQINQKMVNKALEWLDISSNDKILDLFCGMGNFSLPIAKYCQSITGVEGVEELVEKAKLNANLNQDKIQAKTQFFTCNLEDKQQFSIWNQTVFDKVLLDPARAGAYNATAEIVKLSPSKIVYISCNPATLARDCKLFIEEGYNIAKIAILDMFPQTKHIESMLMLTRSG, encoded by the coding sequence ATGGTCAATTTTTATACTCCTCCGAAAAAAAAACTAGCCTCTCAAAAACTGACAGTTACAGTTACAAAATTAGATGCCTTTGGACAAGGGGTAGCAAATCATAAAGGTAAAACAATCTTTATTAAATCAGCCTTGCCGGACGAGACCGTCGATATTCAATTAACCGAAGATAAAAAAAATTACGCTAAAGCCAAAGTAATAAAGTACCATAATTACAGTCAATATCGGGTTAAACCACAATGTAAGTATTTTACCCAATGCGGTGGCTGTGAATTACAACATATTTCGCCAGATCTACAACAACAAGCAAAATATGAAGCACTAATTAAGCTAATACAAAAAGAAACTGGGGCTTTGTTGGAAGATAACACACCTAATATCATTGCTGATCAACCCTATCATTATCGTAGACGTGCTCGGTTATCAATTAATTTCTTCAAAGGTGAATTACTTATTGGTTTCAGACAATCCGAATCGAACAAAATTATAAATATTGACCACTGCCCAGTATTAGTTGAACAGCTAGATGATTTACTCATTCCATTACAATCTTGCTTAAGACAAATCAAACAGAAAAAAGCACTTGGCCATATTGAATTAATTGCAGTTGATAGTGGAATAATTATAGTGTTAAGGCATACTGAGCTATTGACTGAGCAAGATAGTCATTTATTAAAACAGTTTGCTGAAATTCATAACATATCACTCTATTTACATGGTGATAATCTGGTTCATGTTTTTGGCAATAAAGAACATTACTACCTTATCGATCAATTAAAACTAACCTTTAGCCCACTCGATTTTATTCAGGTAAATAACCAGATTAATCAAAAGATGGTAAATAAAGCACTTGAATGGTTAGATATATCATCAAATGACAAAATACTTGACCTATTTTGCGGCATGGGCAACTTTTCATTACCTATAGCAAAATATTGCCAATCTATTACCGGTGTTGAAGGCGTAGAGGAATTAGTCGAAAAAGCTAAGCTTAATGCCAACTTAAATCAAGATAAAATTCAGGCTAAAACCCAATTTTTTACCTGTAATTTAGAAGATAAACAACAATTTTCGATATGGAATCAAACAGTATTTGACAAAGTATTATTAGATCCTGCAAGAGCAGGCGCTTATAATGCTACAGCAGAAATTGTTAAATTATCACCATCAAAAATAGTTTATATTTCATGTAATCCTGCTACATTAGCTAGGGACTGTAAACTTTTTATTGAGGAAGGATACAATATTGCAAAGATTGCTATTTTGGATATGTTTCCACAAACTAAGCATATTGAATCAATGTTGATGTTAACCAGATCAGGGTAA
- the secA gene encoding preprotein translocase subunit SecA: protein MLLKLLTKVFGSRNERVLRSMRKRVENINALEPSMEVLTDDELKAKTNEFKQKIANGTKLDDILEEAFAVVREASKRVFGMRHFDVQLIGGMVLNERCIAEMRTGEGKTLTATLPAYLNALTGKGVHVVTVNDYLAQRDAENNRPLFEFLGLTVGINLPNMPPEIKRDAYNADITYGTNNEYGFDYLRDNMVFNKESRVQRPLHYALVDEVDSILIDEARTPLIISGQAEDSSDKYISIDKIIPHLIKQEKEDSEQFQGDGDFSIDEKSRQVNLTERGLIKVEELLIKQGIMKGDESLYAPSNIVLMHHVNAALRAHHLFHRDVDYIVRDNEIIIVDEHTGRTMDGRRWSDGLHQAVEAKEHVKIQNENQTLASITFQNYFRLYEKLAGMTGTADTEAFEFNQIYGLDTIVIPTNRPMVRKDLPDLVYMTEKEKINAIVADVQDCVKRGQPVLVGTASIEKSELVSHAFKKAGIKHNVLNAKFHAQEAEIIADAGSKGAVTIATNMAGRGTDIMLGGNWQSEVSKLENPTDDDIQKAKQAWQVKHEEVIQLGGLYILGTERHESRRIDNQLRGRAGRQGDPGVSRFYLSLEDPLMRIFASERVGNMMRKLGMKEGEAIEHPWITKAIANAQKKVESRNFDIRKQLLEYDDVANDQRKAIYSQRNDLLDNADIKETIDSIHGDVFTTVIDQYIPPQSIEEMWDIPGLEAALKSDFDLDLPIAKWLDEEQNLHEETLRERIIQLAQNKYLEKENIAGSEAFRQFEKSVMLQTLDTLWKEHLAAMDYLRQGIHLRGYAQKDPKQEYKRESFNMFANMLDALKYDVIGILSRVQIRSQEEVEEAERQRQAEVEKLMAKQQANHESIGGMGNDEQSANSQQPVVRAQAKVGRNDPCPCGSGKKYKHCHGAVN from the coding sequence ATGTTATTAAAATTATTAACAAAAGTATTCGGTAGCCGTAATGAACGCGTTTTAAGATCTATGCGTAAACGTGTTGAAAATATTAATGCTCTTGAACCATCTATGGAAGTGCTAACCGATGATGAACTTAAAGCAAAAACCAATGAATTTAAGCAGAAGATTGCAAATGGCACTAAGTTAGATGACATATTAGAAGAAGCTTTTGCAGTAGTTCGTGAAGCAAGTAAGCGTGTATTTGGTATGCGCCATTTTGATGTCCAACTTATTGGGGGGATGGTGCTTAATGAACGCTGTATTGCCGAGATGCGTACCGGTGAAGGTAAAACATTAACAGCTACATTACCTGCCTATTTAAATGCATTAACCGGTAAAGGTGTACATGTTGTAACTGTTAATGATTATTTAGCTCAGCGTGATGCAGAAAATAACCGCCCTCTATTTGAATTTTTGGGCTTAACAGTCGGTATCAATTTACCTAACATGCCTCCAGAAATAAAACGTGATGCTTATAATGCTGATATCACTTATGGTACGAATAATGAATATGGATTTGATTATCTACGCGATAATATGGTGTTTAACAAAGAATCACGTGTTCAACGACCGTTACACTATGCTTTAGTCGATGAGGTTGACTCAATTTTAATAGATGAAGCAAGGACTCCATTAATCATCTCAGGTCAGGCTGAAGATAGTTCAGATAAATATATCAGTATTGATAAAATCATCCCTCATCTTATTAAACAAGAAAAAGAAGATTCAGAGCAATTTCAAGGAGATGGAGACTTCTCAATTGATGAAAAATCACGCCAAGTAAATCTTACTGAACGAGGTTTAATTAAAGTTGAAGAACTATTAATAAAACAAGGGATTATGAAAGGTGATGAATCACTTTATGCACCAAGTAATATTGTGTTGATGCACCATGTAAATGCAGCTCTTCGAGCTCATCATTTATTCCACCGTGACGTAGATTATATTGTTAGAGATAATGAAATCATTATCGTCGATGAACATACAGGCCGTACAATGGATGGTCGCCGTTGGTCGGATGGTTTACATCAAGCAGTAGAAGCTAAAGAACACGTAAAAATTCAAAATGAAAATCAAACGTTAGCTTCTATTACCTTCCAGAATTATTTCCGTTTATACGAAAAATTAGCTGGTATGACCGGTACAGCTGATACTGAAGCCTTCGAATTTAATCAAATCTATGGCTTAGATACCATTGTTATTCCAACCAACCGCCCAATGGTTAGGAAAGATTTACCTGATCTTGTCTATATGACAGAAAAAGAGAAAATTAATGCTATCGTTGCTGATGTGCAAGATTGTGTCAAACGAGGGCAGCCAGTCTTAGTAGGTACTGCTTCAATTGAGAAATCCGAACTTGTCTCTCATGCATTTAAAAAAGCAGGGATTAAACATAATGTACTTAATGCTAAATTCCATGCTCAAGAAGCTGAAATTATTGCTGATGCAGGTAGTAAAGGCGCTGTAACTATTGCAACAAATATGGCAGGTCGTGGTACCGATATTATGCTTGGTGGTAATTGGCAAAGTGAAGTTTCGAAATTAGAAAATCCAACTGATGACGATATCCAGAAAGCTAAACAAGCATGGCAAGTTAAACATGAAGAAGTCATTCAACTTGGTGGGCTTTATATTTTAGGTACTGAACGTCATGAATCTCGTCGTATTGATAACCAATTACGTGGACGTGCTGGCCGTCAAGGTGATCCAGGTGTTTCACGTTTTTACTTATCATTAGAAGATCCACTTATGCGCATTTTTGCATCAGAGCGTGTTGGTAACATGATGCGTAAATTGGGTATGAAAGAAGGTGAAGCAATCGAACACCCATGGATCACTAAGGCTATTGCTAATGCTCAGAAAAAAGTTGAAAGCCGCAATTTCGATATTCGTAAACAATTACTTGAATATGATGATGTTGCAAATGATCAACGTAAAGCTATATATAGCCAACGTAATGATTTATTAGATAACGCAGATATCAAAGAAACTATTGATTCTATACATGGAGATGTATTTACCACTGTTATTGATCAATATATTCCACCACAATCTATTGAAGAAATGTGGGATATTCCTGGACTTGAAGCAGCATTAAAAAGTGACTTTGATTTAGATTTACCAATTGCAAAATGGCTTGATGAAGAACAAAATCTTCATGAAGAAACCTTACGTGAACGTATTATACAACTTGCACAAAATAAATATCTTGAGAAAGAAAATATTGCGGGTTCTGAAGCCTTCAGACAGTTTGAAAAAAGTGTTATGTTGCAAACACTTGATACATTGTGGAAAGAACATTTAGCAGCAATGGATTACTTACGCCAAGGTATTCACTTACGAGGCTATGCACAGAAAGATCCTAAGCAAGAATATAAACGTGAATCTTTCAACATGTTTGCAAATATGCTAGATGCATTAAAATATGATGTAATTGGTATATTAAGCCGAGTACAAATTCGTTCACAAGAGGAAGTTGAAGAAGCTGAACGCCAACGCCAAGCTGAAGTCGAAAAATTAATGGCTAAGCAGCAAGCTAATCATGAATCAATCGGTGGCATGGGCAATGATGAACAATCAGCAAACTCACAACAACCTGTTGTTCGTGCTCAGGCAAAAGTTGGCCGTAACGATCCTTGTCCTTGTGGATCAGGCAAAAAATATAAACATTGTCATGGTGCTGTTAATTAA
- a CDS encoding multicopper oxidase family protein encodes MKRRNFIMNITAAVGGLIATKAIAKLDNSPMSDMVCDVKSDNCDKGDNMHDHMNMNMNMKMNNNMPQKLLSTTALPHGKNLPELTNLKNTSTQAGVFEATLHLKPVKIALTPEITTEFWAYNGMIPGPKIEVFEGDHVKITVKNDLSQPTTVHWHGLLIPSDQDGNPQDAIPAGGSRVYEFTIPEGTAGTYWYHPHGHNTVAEQVFRGLAGTFIVRSKNDPLASLPEQHWFFSDLKLTENGEIAENSMTDWMNGREGQFVLINGAYQPNIKVEGATRVRIWNACSGRYLNLSIPDCDVFLVATDGGFITEPHQLNKPLLLTPAERAEVVIVPKKTASLYLQNIGYDRGKMGNVPPEPNIILSQLQLTQTASTVLPTHLKQVPILGKAVAKKSLEYTEVMDKSEPRGGMLFLINGKRHDMSRIDLESKLHDVEEWTIVNNSHMDHNFHIHGAQFIVQSRELNGTKTTPEFVALKDTTNLRPHETLVIKIQQNMPGLRMYHCHIVEHETLGMMGQLMVKE; translated from the coding sequence ATGAAACGCCGAAATTTTATAATGAATATTACCGCTGCTGTCGGTGGTTTAATTGCAACTAAAGCCATAGCCAAATTGGATAATTCACCAATGTCTGACATGGTTTGTGATGTTAAATCTGATAATTGTGATAAGGGGGACAACATGCACGATCATATGAATATGAATATGAATATGAAAATGAATAACAACATGCCACAAAAACTGTTATCGACTACAGCGCTACCACACGGTAAAAACTTACCCGAGTTAACTAATTTAAAAAATACCAGCACCCAAGCTGGCGTATTTGAAGCAACGCTACATTTAAAACCGGTTAAAATAGCCTTAACACCGGAAATTACCACCGAATTTTGGGCATATAATGGCATGATTCCTGGTCCGAAAATCGAAGTATTTGAAGGCGATCATGTTAAAATAACCGTTAAAAATGATCTCTCACAGCCAACAACCGTTCATTGGCATGGTTTGCTGATTCCTTCAGATCAAGACGGCAACCCGCAAGATGCTATTCCGGCAGGTGGCAGCAGAGTTTATGAATTTACCATACCGGAAGGCACTGCCGGAACCTATTGGTATCACCCACATGGACATAATACCGTTGCAGAGCAAGTATTTCGTGGTTTAGCCGGTACCTTTATTGTGCGCAGTAAAAATGATCCACTTGCTTCGCTACCGGAGCAACATTGGTTCTTTTCTGACTTAAAATTAACTGAAAACGGCGAAATCGCCGAAAATTCCATGACCGACTGGATGAATGGTCGGGAAGGACAATTTGTGTTGATCAATGGCGCTTACCAACCCAATATAAAAGTAGAAGGTGCAACACGAGTCAGAATCTGGAATGCGTGTTCAGGCCGATATTTAAATCTATCAATACCGGATTGTGATGTCTTTTTAGTTGCTACCGACGGCGGTTTCATTACCGAGCCGCATCAACTCAATAAACCGTTATTACTTACTCCGGCAGAACGGGCTGAAGTGGTTATCGTTCCGAAAAAAACCGCCAGTCTTTATCTGCAAAACATCGGCTACGATCGTGGCAAAATGGGAAATGTACCGCCGGAACCAAACATCATTCTTTCACAGCTCCAGTTAACTCAAACGGCCAGTACAGTTCTACCAACGCATCTAAAACAAGTACCCATTTTAGGCAAAGCCGTCGCCAAAAAATCACTTGAATATACTGAAGTAATGGATAAAAGTGAGCCTCGAGGTGGTATGCTATTTTTAATTAATGGCAAACGGCATGATATGTCACGTATCGACTTGGAAAGTAAACTTCACGATGTTGAAGAGTGGACAATTGTTAATAACTCACATATGGATCACAATTTCCATATACATGGAGCGCAATTTATTGTGCAATCTCGTGAATTAAATGGCACTAAAACTACACCCGAGTTTGTTGCTTTGAAAGATACCACTAACTTACGCCCGCACGAAACGCTTGTTATTAAAATTCAACAAAATATGCCGGGACTACGTATGTATCACTGTCATATTGTAGAGCATGAAACGCTGGGTATGATGGGGCAATTAATGGTTAAAGAATAA
- the folA gene encoding type 3 dihydrofolate reductase: MILSIIVAMADNQVIGLNNQMPWHMPADLAWFKKNTLNKPVIMGRKTFESIGRPLPNRHNIVISRQADNKASINSDVSWVQSVDEAISLLNEQSVEEAFFIGGGNIYSQVLPLVNRLYLTHIDAQLQGDTYFPDYSQIAWRQIHSEQHKADEKNQYDYQFEILEKTNQSK; the protein is encoded by the coding sequence ATGATATTAAGTATTATTGTTGCCATGGCGGATAATCAAGTTATTGGATTAAATAATCAAATGCCGTGGCATATGCCAGCAGATTTAGCATGGTTTAAAAAAAACACATTAAATAAGCCAGTTATTATGGGGCGAAAAACGTTTGAGTCTATTGGTAGACCATTGCCTAATCGCCATAACATTGTAATTAGTCGTCAAGCTGATAACAAAGCTTCAATAAACTCTGATGTTAGCTGGGTTCAATCGGTTGATGAAGCAATATCGTTGCTCAATGAACAGTCGGTTGAAGAGGCATTTTTTATAGGTGGGGGTAATATATATAGTCAGGTATTACCTTTAGTTAATCGTCTTTACTTAACTCATATTGATGCTCAATTACAAGGTGATACTTATTTTCCGGATTATTCTCAAATAGCATGGCGACAAATTCACTCAGAACAACATAAAGCTGATGAAAAAAATCAATATGATTATCAATTTGAGATTCTAGAAAAAACGAATCAATCAAAATAA
- the coaD gene encoding pantetheine-phosphate adenylyltransferase, protein MKSKNLTAIFPGTFDPITNGHIDLITRASQLFPRLIVAIAESPNKKTLFTLEERVNLASTPVEHLLNVEVIGFDNLMADFAQKHGATVIVRGVRTTHDFEYERQLAEMNRALKPDLDTIFLMPSIAMGFISSTIVKDVAYHGGDISNLVPLHVKTELLKRLT, encoded by the coding sequence ATGAAAAGTAAAAATCTCACGGCTATTTTTCCGGGAACATTCGATCCAATTACTAATGGTCACATTGATCTGATTACCCGTGCATCCCAACTTTTTCCTCGTTTGATTGTCGCAATAGCGGAAAGCCCTAATAAAAAAACGCTATTTACTTTAGAAGAAAGAGTTAACTTAGCCTCAACACCAGTGGAACATTTACTGAATGTTGAAGTGATTGGCTTTGATAATCTTATGGCTGACTTTGCCCAGAAACACGGAGCAACAGTTATTGTTAGAGGTGTGAGAACAACTCATGATTTTGAATATGAAAGACAACTTGCAGAAATGAATCGAGCATTAAAACCAGATTTAGACACCATCTTTTTAATGCCTTCAATTGCAATGGGATTTATTTCATCTACCATCGTTAAAGACGTTGCTTACCATGGTGGTGATATATCCAATTTAGTACCCTTGCATGTTAAAACAGAGTTATTGAAACGATTAACATAA
- a CDS encoding MJ1255/VC2487 family glycosyltransferase, with protein sequence MKILYGVQGTGNGHISRSRTLAKALKKAGADVDYIFSGRDPKDYFDMQAFGNYRTFSGLSFATHNGKINYRKTIQKIRAFRLIKDVRDLDLSKYDCIISDFEPVSAWAAHYQNRECLGISNQSVCHYLKPKEYGMIANVIMKYYAPVTKPIGLHWFHFGHKLIPPMIDSFETVPTEDGKIVVYLPFEDLNEIAELVTQFPQYQFCCFHPDVKQVTERKNLLLQPLSRDNFTQALLSCSGIISNTGFALISEALSLGKKILTKPVAGQFEQVYNAQCLQSLDMATVMENLNSMKLKYWVSLPSPKPVVYPDVATELANWIVSGQKESLLSLSQRLWQQTIFPDNVNERIKSLGYV encoded by the coding sequence ATGAAAATTCTTTACGGAGTTCAAGGAACAGGAAATGGCCACATCAGTCGTAGTAGAACTTTAGCGAAAGCTCTAAAAAAGGCTGGTGCTGATGTTGATTACATTTTCAGTGGTCGTGATCCTAAAGATTATTTTGATATGCAGGCCTTTGGCAATTATCGAACATTTAGCGGTCTATCTTTTGCAACACATAATGGAAAAATTAATTATCGAAAAACTATCCAAAAAATTCGCGCCTTTAGGTTAATTAAAGATGTTCGTGATCTCGATTTATCAAAATATGATTGCATTATTAGTGATTTTGAGCCAGTAAGTGCATGGGCTGCACATTATCAAAATCGAGAATGTTTAGGGATTAGTAACCAATCTGTCTGCCATTACCTTAAGCCAAAAGAATACGGCATGATAGCCAATGTTATTATGAAATATTATGCACCTGTTACAAAACCAATTGGCTTACATTGGTTTCACTTTGGCCATAAACTAATTCCACCAATGATTGATTCATTTGAAACTGTACCAACTGAAGATGGTAAAATTGTTGTGTATTTACCTTTTGAAGATTTAAATGAAATTGCAGAATTAGTTACTCAATTTCCACAATATCAATTTTGTTGTTTCCATCCCGATGTAAAACAAGTTACAGAGCGTAAGAATTTATTATTACAACCGTTAAGCCGAGATAATTTTACGCAAGCTTTGCTTAGTTGTTCTGGGATTATTTCAAATACTGGATTTGCATTAATATCTGAAGCGTTATCTTTAGGGAAGAAGATTCTAACTAAGCCAGTAGCAGGTCAATTTGAACAAGTTTATAATGCTCAATGTTTGCAATCTTTGGATATGGCAACTGTGATGGAAAATCTAAATAGCATGAAGCTTAAATATTGGGTTAGCTTGCCTTCTCCCAAACCAGTTGTTTATCCAGATGTGGCGACCGAGTTAGCTAATTGGATTGTTTCAGGTCAAAAAGAATCATTACTATCTTTAAGTCAAAGACTTTGGCAGCAGACTATATTCCCTGACAATGTGAATGAGCGTATAAAATCCTTAGGGTATGTGTAA
- the relA gene encoding GTP diphosphokinase produces the protein MVSIRGAHQQNDEHYTLTQFDVEQWAKHELLLTNFESYQKFKDIWDFCFEHSAGAPEQTYCFQNAIEMVEILSTLNMDINSLCTALLLPFLDTKIIRREDLPENFDRDIIHILSSVIKMKDIRQLRAIRNGHATTEQIDSIRRMLLAMVNDFRSVVIKLAERITYLRNLMNAPKEDQVLAAKECFNIYAPLANRLGIGQLKWELEDFCFRYLHPDQYRFIAHKLHEKRLDRESYINQFVKNLQDMMNKDHIRAEVYGRPKHIYSIWRKMERKHLQFEELYDIRAVRIICDRIEDCYNALGIVHSHYKHIAKEFDDYVANPKPNGYQSIHTVVYGPQDKTIEIQIRTEQMHNDAELGVAAHWKYKEGSTDKMTAYDQRISWLRKLLTWQQEMSESGEIQETVRSQIFDDRVYVFTPKGDVVDLPTGSTPLDFAYHIHSDVGHRCIGAKVGGRIVPFTYILKTGDQVEIITQKQPNPSRDWLNPNTGFVNSSRARAKIQAWFKKQDRDKNIAAGQQILENELEPLNISLKSVEKILISKYNAHSFDEVLAGIGSGDVRINQLVNFINAQFNKPTAEEEDEAVLKQITQKSTSQAKNTGKSTAIKGGEIIIEGVDNLLYTIANCCRPIPGDPIVGFVTQGRGISIHRADCEQLQELKNHAPERITSAIWSGNHNSSYTMVVRIIANDRSGLLRDITTILANEKVNVLGVSSRIEMKQQIATIDMDMQIFDQDSLERVLNKIKQLPDVIEAKRFQG, from the coding sequence ATGGTATCAATTAGAGGCGCCCATCAACAAAATGACGAGCATTATACTCTAACACAGTTTGATGTTGAACAATGGGCTAAACATGAACTTTTATTAACCAATTTTGAATCCTATCAAAAGTTTAAGGATATCTGGGATTTTTGTTTTGAACACAGTGCTGGTGCGCCTGAACAAACCTACTGCTTCCAAAATGCAATTGAAATGGTTGAGATTTTATCAACCTTGAACATGGACATTAACAGTTTATGTACAGCCCTTTTACTGCCATTCCTTGATACTAAAATTATCCGCCGTGAAGATCTGCCTGAAAATTTCGATCGCGACATTATTCACATCCTTTCCAGTGTTATCAAAATGAAGGATATCAGGCAACTACGAGCCATCCGTAATGGACATGCAACTACTGAGCAAATTGACAGTATTCGTCGTATGTTATTGGCTATGGTAAATGATTTCCGTAGTGTAGTAATAAAATTAGCAGAGCGTATTACTTATTTACGTAATCTAATGAATGCCCCAAAAGAAGATCAAGTCCTTGCAGCTAAAGAGTGCTTTAATATCTATGCTCCTCTAGCCAATCGATTAGGAATTGGGCAATTAAAATGGGAACTTGAAGATTTTTGTTTCCGTTATTTACATCCAGATCAATATCGCTTCATTGCTCATAAGTTACATGAAAAACGATTGGATCGTGAATCATACATTAATCAATTTGTTAAGAATTTACAGGATATGATGAATAAAGATCATATTCGTGCTGAAGTTTACGGTCGTCCAAAACATATCTATAGTATATGGCGAAAAATGGAACGCAAACATCTACAATTTGAAGAATTATATGATATTCGAGCTGTGCGTATAATTTGTGACCGAATTGAAGATTGCTACAATGCATTAGGGATTGTGCATAGCCATTATAAACATATAGCTAAAGAATTTGATGACTATGTGGCTAACCCCAAACCCAATGGTTATCAATCGATCCATACGGTTGTTTATGGTCCACAAGATAAAACTATTGAAATTCAAATCCGTACTGAACAAATGCACAATGATGCTGAATTAGGTGTAGCTGCACACTGGAAATATAAAGAAGGCAGTACGGATAAGATGACGGCTTACGATCAACGAATTTCTTGGTTGCGTAAGTTATTAACATGGCAACAAGAAATGTCCGAAAGTGGCGAAATTCAAGAAACCGTCCGTAGCCAAATTTTTGATGACAGGGTTTATGTATTTACGCCTAAAGGTGATGTAGTCGATTTACCAACTGGTTCAACCCCTTTAGATTTTGCATATCATATTCATAGTGATGTTGGACATCGTTGTATTGGCGCCAAAGTGGGTGGTCGTATAGTTCCGTTCACTTATATTTTGAAAACTGGTGATCAAGTTGAAATTATTACTCAGAAACAACCAAATCCAAGTCGTGACTGGTTAAATCCTAATACGGGGTTTGTTAATAGCAGTCGCGCTCGAGCAAAAATACAAGCTTGGTTCAAAAAGCAAGATAGAGATAAAAATATTGCTGCCGGACAACAAATTTTAGAAAACGAGCTAGAGCCATTAAATATTAGCTTAAAAAGTGTCGAAAAAATTCTTATTAGTAAATACAATGCCCACTCTTTTGATGAGGTACTTGCTGGGATAGGTAGTGGTGATGTTAGGATTAATCAACTAGTTAACTTCATTAATGCCCAATTTAATAAACCGACAGCTGAAGAAGAAGATGAAGCTGTTCTAAAACAAATTACCCAAAAATCAACATCTCAAGCTAAAAATACAGGAAAATCGACCGCTATAAAAGGTGGTGAAATTATTATTGAAGGTGTCGACAATTTACTTTACACCATTGCTAATTGCTGTCGACCTATTCCTGGCGATCCGATTGTTGGCTTTGTAACACAAGGACGAGGTATTTCTATTCATCGAGCTGACTGTGAACAATTGCAAGAGTTAAAAAATCATGCTCCAGAGCGCATTACTAGCGCTATATGGAGTGGCAATCACAATTCAAGTTATACAATGGTTGTTAGAATCATAGCTAACGACAGGAGTGGTTTATTGCGAGATATCACCACTATATTGGCTAACGAGAAAGTAAATGTTTTAGGTGTCTCAAGCCGAATTGAAATGAAACAACAAATTGCGACTATTGATATGGATATGCAAATTTTTGATCAAGATTCACTAGAAAGAGTATTAAACAAAATTAAACAGCTTCCAGATGTAATTGAGGCAAAACGGTTTCAAGGGTAG